From Quercus lobata isolate SW786 chromosome 11, ValleyOak3.0 Primary Assembly, whole genome shotgun sequence:
TAGTAAtaattaagatatatttttcttcttcttcattaaaTGGTGTGTGTGAACATTTCTGTTGTGTAAAATGAGTGGGGTAGAGGCAAACTTGCTGGGATTCTGTCAGAAATATAAGCGTTTGAACGATCACATGGACCTGTCTTCAAACTCATCATCAAGAACTTGGTAGTGATTGAGACCTAATATTTCACATTATGCCCTAGCATTTCCAATGCAACCAGCTACAAGGGGGCCCCATTGGTATGAAAGATATATGGATTGGAGAAAACTCTGAACTACTGCAGTAGGACGACAAGATTAGACATATGTGTCGaatatttttttactacaaCAAAATTGGGACTGGATTAGTCTCTTGTATGATGGGGCTTCTGGACAAACATCTAGTTATAATTAAAGTATATTTATATTcttgttcatttttgtttttttggtagaGAACATCTGTAACATCATGCAAATCTTATAACTTTACAAATAGTATAGCCTCATCTATTTGCGCCAAATAGGAATATTGATAAATCCTCCTTGACATATATTTCTCATAACAGATTTTAAGAGTTACCCGTTATCTCAACTTCATTTAAatcctataaaagaaaaaagaaaaaaaattgtctgtATCACTATAGACCAAGATTTTCTCCAACAGAGTATATGGCATTCATTTATGTATACAAATGAAAGTGAAATTTCTAACAGTAAGAAACATGAGAATCTGCGGACTGCAGATATGTACATTGATCATCATGGCTTAAGGTGAGGAAGGAAAACGTACTCAATAATATGTCCTCAACCTAACTCGCCGACTTTTTGCTGCCTCAGTACAATGACACTTGAGACAAACCCCCATGAAGAGCACATGAAGCATGTCCTACAAGAAGATCAACTGCAACCTACCCTGTATCAAGGACTATTGCATTGTAAGAGACAAAATTAATGTGAGCAAGCAACACAAGAATCATCAGTATACATGTCATTTTGGGTAATGACTAGAAAACaaatttcatctcttttttaccTCATATTTCCTTGAACTTTGCTACGAtctcttttaaattatatatgttagGTGAATTCAATCATTTAACCCAACACATgggatttttaacttttttaaatgggaggtagtgTTGAGACAATGTTCAAATTCAGGACCATTTACTTTGATTGCACGATCAATTACCAGTTGTCCTAGAAGCTCAAGCTATTaggaaatgataaatttaatcctTTAAGCATTATTCTAACAATCTCATtatcaaagaagaaaaggaacaaGCAGAACCTCAAGACATTTGAGATAATGGTTAAGAGATGTCAATTTTTGGTTTCACATGCTGTGCAAACCAAAAACCAGCTCAGCTAGATGATTTCATTATTTGGTTTCAATTGAAATCTTTGAACATTGGAAGAACATTCTtgaatacataaaaaaaaaaattgttccaaTAAATCATTGAGGATGACTTTGAGATGGGAAAAGTTGCATAGATCACTATTATCCATAGAAACATCATACcaagttaaattaaattaaagggAGTAGAAATATCATAGTCTAAGGAGAATAATTGCACAGATCACTATTACCCATAGAAATCCTTGGCAtgttaaatcaaattaaaaggaCAAGAAATATCATAAAACCAAAGAGAATccctttcaacaaaaagttgaCTCAAATTTACATTTCTCTGGAGAATGTGAGAAGGGCTATAGTATTTCTAATTGTAACATCTTTAGTGGATGGACAATCCCCATCTCTTCTTCTGCCCAAAGAAAGACAGAATTTACATAGATATACAAAATTGTCACTACTGTTTCATCTTAGAGGCACCATATCACAATTCATGTAAGCGAGAAGTGAGATCAATGAAGATGTCTTCACTGCAAGGAATTGTGAGACCACCCATTGGATGATCATACCCAAATTCTTCCTCAGCCTTACTTAGCATTTCTAGAAATGAAGGCTGGTTCAAGAATGATATAGGAATTACAAAGCGCCTCATTTCGCTCTCTCCAACATAAACTGCAATGTAGCCTTTTGGAACATCTATAGATGTTGAAGCTAATTGCTTTCTGAATGAGTTTGAGCGTCGAAGAATGTGCTTAGCATGCATAATACCGGGCAAACGAATGGCCATGGCAATCTATCTATTTTATATTGCTGAGAAAGATAATGAAGATCACAAAGCAAAGGGTGAAGAAATTAAGAATTTGATATCAAGGGGATGTGAGGATTTGGTTTGGTTATGGATAATATGcgtgtgcatatatatatagattaatacTGAGTGTGAAAATCTCTGAAGTGTGGAATGAATGGTGTAGAAGCAATTGGTTGGTGTTGTGTGATAGACATAGGCACTTAAAGTGTCACATGGATATGTCTTCCAACTCATCATTTAGAACTTGGCTGTGAATGAGACTCTATATTTGTTGGTACATGAAGGGACCCAATTCAAATGAAAGATACATGTATTGGAAAGTTTTTACCTATTGGCTGACTTTTTATAATATAGGACAGGTTTAGACATATATGTCCATTATTTATATGAAACAACATATGATTGGAACTGGATTAGTCTCTTGTATGATGGGCCCTTTGGATAAACAATTTGTAACATCATAACTTGCAAATTTACAACTAGTGTAGCCATGAAGATTGTTAATAAAGGCACTTTACAATTTTGATGTGTTAATGGACATATTTTCAGGTACCCTTCAAAACAAATTTCCTTAATAAATCCAAAtgatggaaagaaaaagaaagaaaagttatCTTTAGCAATAAAACTCTGATTTTTGGAACAGAGTATAAAATATGTAGATGATAATGAAATTTCCAACTGTAAGAAACATTAGAATGTGCAGATACGTAGATCAATCATTGTGGCTTGAGGTGAGGAAGAGAAACGTACTGAATAACATGTCCTCAACCTAACTCATCGACTTTTTGGTGCCTCAGTACAATGACTACTGGGACAAACTCTCATGAAGTATGCCCTACAAGTAGTTCAACTGTTCAAGTCCAACCCACCCCGTATCAAGTATTGAGcctttctcatcaaaaaaaaagtattgagccttttttttttggtggtaatgATCATCAAGTATTGAGCCTtttttaggagaaattataagatccacATGTGGttcaccattccactaaaaaactttcatttgtttaaaattgttagttagaaaatttttttaaacaaaaattagttactgactcagcaattttaaacaagtggaagttttttagtgaaatggtggacaagtgacgtggtTCACCAAAAGACTCTATAATTTTTCCTTGTTTAGCCCAAGCTCATTAGGGTTTATTTACTTGTTtgttttaaactctttttttaatgatactttatattatatatattaatttaaatgattaaattcataatttcctATCGGCTTAAGTGTTAACCAaatttttctaccaaaaaaaaaaaaaaaattagacctacttgtgggtttcagttagtttaactgtcttcaaataagagattttaggGTTTGATTCCCGCCTAAAACTTACCTCTCATTTTATGATTAAACTTAACTTTAGCCTTTtaggacaatcggtaatttatcaTATTAAAAATAGAAGAGTAACTAAATTACAAATGTGGGGAGCTAGCATTCTCATTAGACTTGTTTAACTTgcatttagttaaaaaaataaataaataaataaacaccaataaaaaattatgcatctACACAAGGGTGAGAGATACGGGCTTGGTTGTGAGCTATTCTTCCTCTGTCTACCATGTCTATGGAAACCTATTGAAACAAGTGGCTCAAAGGTGTTTGAAGTTTCTTTCAACAAGTTGTTTGGAAGATTTCATTTTGGTGAAGTTGGGTTTTGTAAAACTCATTTGAGGTAAAGTTGTATTTCTTCAAACTTTGTTGTGTAAGCTCATGTTGTGTGATAAACTTTGAGTAGAAGACCATTGTAACTTGTTGATTGTAGTGGATTGTTTGAAGCTTGACTCGTGAATTTAGGCTTAGTGTTTCGATTATAGTGGATTGTTCGAAGCTTGACTCGTGAATTTAGGCTTAGTGTCGTATGGAAACATGTAAATCTTGTGTGCATTATGTATGTCTTCTATGTGTTTGACTAACAGAAGAATCATCAGTAGACATGTCATTTTGGGTGCTGAGTAGTAGCAAAAAGACATCATCTCTATTTTGGCCCATCTTTTTAATTAACCATTggtattattaattaattttgtcaaaataatattttgattttaaaatgctccaacaatcTCATTATCAAAGCAAGAAAGAGTAAAATGAGCCTCATTTGATTTGAGGTCATGGTCAAGACCAGCTCAACTAGAGAATTTCATCATATGGTTCAAATGATCTCCTCGAGCAATGGAAGATCATTCTTGAgtacctaaaagaaaaaattgttccATTAAATCATTGAAGATGACCCTAGGATAGGAAAATTTGCACAGATCACTATTACCCATATAAAACCTTGGCATgttaaaccaaataaaaaagataataatctatatctatatattactaaaagctgaagcgcaGCGTTTAATGCTGTTGCTCTTATGTTACGCCATATTAGCTGCcacatcattcttttttttcttttcttttttaaaatataatttgtcctacaattttaaaatggtttttacaattttcaaccCTATAAATGCAgtccactacttatttatttacttccactatcaccttataataaatttttataattaatttagcccacctcttatttatttagttccactatcaaacccaacccaaagCCTTTTCACTTCAGTTTTAGAGTTTTGTTTGAGCCTtttaagcttaaaaaaaaaaaaaaaaaaaaaaaaaaaaaaaaaaacgctgaagcctactaaaagctgaagcgtagcgtttaatgctACTGCTTTCACGTTATGCCACATCAACTGTcacatcattctttttttttcattctttttttaaatataatttgtcctacaattttaaaatggtttttacaattttcagccctataaatatagcccactacttatttatttacttccactatcatcctataataaatctgtataattaatccaacccacctcttatttatttagttccactatcaagcccaacccaaaatctTTTCAGTTCAGCTTTAGAGTTTTGTGAGAGCCTTttcagcttaaaaaaaaaaaaaaaaaaccctaaagcttgaaaggcttcaatatttttgttttgttttgtttttttttttctttccaattttcttataattgtttttaacatttatttttttaatatttacacttctccaacctttctctcccccttaccatttcatctcccaactatttcttcaatctttctccctcccttaccttttcatctccccactaccttcTATATTAACATCATTCTTCAtttttcccttcatcttcctttattttttgctattctTATTCACACCCcccttactataaatttgtcactatctcttttattctatgcatagttttccctcacaaaaagaaggttccctctctctctctctctctctctctctctctctctctaaatttttgatggatttttattttattttatttttcttgcatctctactttaggttgataattttttatattctttaaaactctattttgggttaatgtgatttagttttgttttttaaattgtgatttagttttttttttttctttttaattttattctctttgattgttaaatgttatcctattgcgttctaaagaattaaatatagcatataaaaatataatattattttattacatagcataatttggataatttggtatttattctattacatagcatgattttttatagtgctcaatttagatgttaaactatgagactttactaatttttgtttattttctaatcctttgtggtggacaaagtactcttaatagttgcattagaagtactctataatgccatttatttaaagaaaagcaaatgtTAGCCAAACAGAAATAATcggataggtgacaaattttaacttttgcaattttatttttattattattattttataacaatgcatgtatagaaatttaattattagattttgctaataattgtttatttgataatatgttttgggcggccgaaattataatttctacaaagaaaataaccttaatagattttcaaaaacaaaattttataataatattggttcaattaatcattgttaagttttattaattttttttagtttacgtttttttagtgttttggattgtttctatattacatttatgattgttcctataataaataaaaatataattacaaaatatattactcattattagattagtttaaattgtaaaatttttttaataaaactaccataaaaataattatcacgcgcaacaCACGGGTTCGCGGCTAGTTATCATAAAAACTAAAGAGGattactttcaacaaaaagttaacTCAATTTTACATTTCTCCAGAGAATGTGAGAGGGACTATGGTATTTCTACTTGTAACATCTTTTGTGGATGGACATTCCCCATCTCTTCTTTTGcctaaagaaagaaagaaagaaagaatttttcataGATATACAAAATTGTCACAGCTGTTTTATCTTAGTGGCGCCATATCACAATTCATGTAAGCGAGAAGCGATATCATTGAAGATGTCTTCGCTGCAGGGAATTGTGAGACCACCCATTGGATgatcaaatccaaattcttccTCAGCTCTACTTAGCAATTCTTGAAATGAAGGCTGGTTCAAAAATGATATGGGAATTACAAAGCGCCTCCTTTCACACTCTCCAACATATATTGCAATATAGCCTTTTGGTACTTGCTTTCCAAATGAGTTTGATCGTCTGAGAATGTTCTTAGCATGCATAATACTGGGCAATCGAATAACCATGGCTATCTAACTAGTATGAAAGGTTTCTGGAAAGGtgatgaagatcaaaaagcAACGAGAGGAAAGTAAGGAATTGATATGAGAGGATGAGTGGACTTGTTTTGGCTTTGGTGGGATGATATGAGTGTGCATATATATAAGTGACCAGTATACGCAGAAATCTCTGAAATGTGCACTGGATGACATAGAGACAACTGGCTGGGGTTGTGTGAGAGACATAAGCACTTGAAGAGTCACATGATCTGTTTTCCAACTTAATCATCAAGAACTTGACCGTGATTGAGACTCTACATTTGTTGATACAAGAAGGGACCATTTCAAATGAAAGATATATGGATTGGAGAAAATTCAGACCAATTGGCTGACCTCTAATAATAGAGGACATGTTTAGACATATATGTCAATTATTTATAGGTCACAATAAATAGTTGGAACTGGATTACTACTGGATTAGTAGTCTCTGGTATGATGGgagttttggataaaatattACTTATATTTAGGAATTAATGAAAACTAAGCCATATCTTTTCAATTGCTGAGTAAGAATGTTAATAAAGACGCCTTGAAATTTTGATGTTAGGACATACTTCATGTGCTCTACAGaacaaaaaatattgatgtgtcAACAGTTAACATTTAACCGTTACCCTCAATGAAATTTAAAtcatggaaaataaaaaagaaaaaaggagttcTCTGCAGCAATAAAGACTCTGATATTCTCAGCCGAGTATATGTAAGTTATGTACTTCAGAATGACACTCTACTGTACGAAGCATTAGAATCTGCAGATATGCACATGCATATTTGTGGCTTGAGTTGAGTAGCAACATAATCAATGACATGTCCtcaaccaaactcacccttttTTTGGGGCCTCAGTACAATGACTTCTGAGACAAACCCTCATGAAGAGCACATGAAGTATGTCCTACAAGTTGTTCAACTGCAACCCATCCCatagaaatgaaattattaCAAGAGGCTGGCACAAAAAACATCAGTAGTCATGTCTTTTTGAGTGCTCAcaacctacaaaaaaaaaatttgttctctttttctcctgTATTTCCTTCACCTTTGTTATGGAGATTCAAAGTGACAGAGTGTAAAAACTTTAGTTTCATGAGATTTGGATGCATGTGGTTATCCACTTTGTAAGAGTTATAAGGGTTTCTACTTTAGCAAAACTGCACATACACATTTTTTGGGGATATTTGCAAACTAACGTTGTGAAGGGATAgaatataataagttaatacgggtttgaaagaaaattgcggactagcatctcgagttttagaaactcgagttccatatcAATCTCGAGCCTCAAAGGCTCACTTCCCACTTGCTGATTTGGACATGAtaatgccacatagatctcgagttttTAATGGTTGAGTTCAAAAAAATGAATCTCGAGTTTTTTACACTCGATttcaaatagagaacaaaaaacgtacaaacccagaaaaagaagaaagaacccagaaaaaaaagaaagaacccaaaaaaaaacgaagatctgagaagaagagaagaaccCACAGAAGATCTGAAGAAAGAACGAAGAGACGCTGGGTAGGCGATCTGGCTGGAGAAGAACACTGGGTGGAGCGATGAAGAAGAACACTAGTGATGCTGGGCGATCTGGCTGGAGAAGAAGGCTGGGTGGAGCGACGAAGAAGAACACAGAACACGAACAGAtgcaaggaagaagaagagaaataaaatggtggaactcaagtcttaaaaactcgagttccacatgGATTTTTTCTCCCACATCACCACTCaccacttacaaatcgagacttataaactcgagttttatcttggaaatcgagttttaaacactcgagatgttagttttccatattgttttgaaacgtgacaactaactaaatagtttgaTATTTAaggttatttggaaaaaaaattccacatttTTACTTATTGTTTGTTCCAAATGTATTTTACCCAGATAGATACCATACTTCCCAAAGTCAATCTGTTAACCAAGCTGAAACGTTGGTAACAAAACAGAAACAGATATGATAAAGGGTTAAAAACATTTTGGTTCCTCTTAATTAGTCTTGGTCAATGGGGAAAATGGAAAATCAACTATAGAAAAGGCAAAAAGACCATCTgattaatattaaaaagttgAATACGACCACACGGTTATTGAAAACTAAGCCTTGCTCAAAATATTAGCCTTTGGTAGACTTGACTGGCAGTTTGCACCTTGgtagaaaatgatgaaaaaataaattaaacaaaagggACTAGAAATATCATAAAACCTAAAAAGGATTAGTTTCAATTAAAATGTGTTCCCAGTTTTACATTTTCTGAAGAATGTTGGAGGAACTGCAATAATTTGATTAGTAATATATTTGGTGGATGGACAATCCTCATCTCTTCTTCTGCctaaaagaattaaagaaattaCATGGATTAACAAAATCGTTTCTACTGTTTTAGCTACGAGGAACCATCTCACAATTCATATAAGCGAGAGGTGAGATTGATGAAGATGTCTTCACTGCAGGGAATTGTGAGACCACCCATTGGATgatcaaatccaaattcttccTCAGCTTTACTTAGCAATTCTTGAAATGAAGGCTGGTTCA
This genomic window contains:
- the LOC115967468 gene encoding auxin-induced protein 15A-like — translated: MAIRLPGIMHAKHILRRSNSFRKQLASTSIDVPKGYIAVYVGESEMRRFVIPISFLNQPSFLEMLSKAEEEFGYDHPMGGLTIPCSEDIFIDLTSRLHEL
- the LOC115967477 gene encoding auxin-responsive protein SAUR24-like, which codes for MVIRLPSIMHAKNILRRSNSFGKQVPKGYIAIYVGECERRRFVIPISFLNQPSFQELLSRAEEEFGFDHPMGGLTIPCSEDIFNDIASRLHEL